The Carnobacterium sp. 17-4 genome has a window encoding:
- a CDS encoding argininosuccinate synthase, with amino-acid sequence MNKGKVVLAYSGGLDTSVSIKWLMDEGYDVIACCLDVGEGKNLDFIKDKAIEIGAVASYTIDAKDEFANDFALIALQAHTYYEGKYPLISALSRPLIAKKLVEVAIKEEAVAVAHGCTGKGNDQVRFEVAIHSLAPDLKVLAPVRDWTWSREEEINYAIEHSIPVPIDLDNPFSIDQNLWGRSNECGVLENPWIAPPEVAYDLTVSLENTPDIPEIIEIEFLAGVPIAIDGSKYELSELIQQLNSIAGKHGVGRIDHIENRLIGIKSREVYEAPGAVTLMTAHKELEDLTFVKDIAHFKPMIEQKITEMIYNGLWFNPLTESLIAFLKSTQKYVNGTVRVKLFKGHAIVEGRKSPNSLYDENLATYTSADTFNQESSVGFIKLWGLPTKVHAEVNKPKDTIKTK; translated from the coding sequence ATGAATAAAGGAAAAGTTGTTTTAGCTTACTCAGGAGGACTGGATACATCAGTCTCTATTAAATGGTTAATGGATGAAGGATATGATGTAATAGCTTGTTGTTTAGATGTTGGAGAAGGAAAGAACTTAGATTTTATTAAAGATAAAGCAATCGAAATTGGTGCGGTAGCTTCTTATACGATTGATGCTAAAGATGAATTTGCTAATGACTTTGCATTAATTGCGTTACAAGCGCACACGTATTATGAAGGTAAGTATCCGTTAATCTCAGCGTTATCTCGTCCTTTAATTGCTAAAAAATTAGTTGAAGTAGCTATAAAAGAAGAAGCTGTAGCAGTAGCACATGGATGTACGGGAAAAGGGAATGATCAAGTTCGTTTTGAAGTTGCCATTCATTCTTTAGCACCAGATTTAAAAGTACTTGCACCAGTTCGTGACTGGACATGGTCAAGAGAAGAAGAAATCAATTATGCTATTGAGCACTCTATTCCGGTTCCAATTGACTTAGACAACCCTTTCTCTATCGATCAAAATCTATGGGGAAGAAGCAATGAGTGTGGTGTTTTAGAAAATCCCTGGATTGCTCCACCAGAAGTTGCGTATGACTTAACCGTTAGTTTAGAAAATACACCAGACATTCCTGAAATTATTGAAATTGAATTTTTAGCAGGTGTACCGATAGCGATTGACGGTTCAAAATATGAATTGTCTGAGTTAATTCAACAGTTAAACAGTATTGCTGGGAAACATGGAGTCGGACGGATTGATCATATTGAAAACAGATTGATTGGAATCAAATCTCGTGAGGTTTATGAAGCGCCTGGAGCTGTAACATTAATGACAGCACATAAAGAGCTAGAAGATCTTACTTTTGTTAAAGATATCGCACACTTTAAACCAATGATCGAACAAAAAATAACTGAAATGATTTACAACGGATTATGGTTCAACCCATTAACTGAAAGTTTGATTGCCTTTTTGAAATCTACTCAAAAGTACGTTAACGGAACCGTTCGGGTGAAATTGTTTAAAGGACATGCCATTGTAGAAGGCAGAAAATCACCTAACTCATTGTATGATGAGAACTTGGCGACTTATACTTCTGCAGATACATTTAACCAAGAGTCATCTGTTGGCTTTATCAAATTGTGGGGATTGCCTACAAAAGTACACGCAGAAGTAAATAAGCCAAAAGATACCATTAAAACCAAGTAA
- the ribF gene encoding riboflavin biosynthesis protein RibF — MEIIKLHHPYKEGEIPKDKVVLALGFFDGVHRGHQEVIGRAKKIAEKNQLKLAVMTFNQHPSIVFKKLNPDHHKYLSTISRKEELMGKIGVDFLYEVDFTSAFAGLTPQEFVEQYIIGLHAQTVVAGFDYSFGKKEVASMEHLPLYAKDRFEIVVVEKQLSKEDKISSTRIRLALEVGDMDAANNLLGYVYATPGRVVHGDARGRLLGFPTANIEVENFVKLPRIGVYAVEISVGGQVYKGMASIGHNVTFEPNRPLTVEVYILDFNEDIYGENVTVFWYDYLRNEEKFDSIDALIAQLKQDELDTAHFFENYKGLTHKNFLSEH, encoded by the coding sequence ATGGAAATCATTAAATTACATCATCCATATAAGGAAGGTGAAATCCCTAAAGATAAAGTAGTATTAGCTTTAGGTTTTTTTGATGGCGTCCACAGAGGACATCAAGAAGTAATCGGCAGAGCAAAAAAAATTGCCGAAAAAAATCAGTTGAAATTAGCAGTTATGACGTTTAATCAGCATCCTTCAATTGTTTTTAAAAAATTAAACCCGGATCATCATAAATACCTTTCCACTATTTCTCGTAAAGAAGAATTAATGGGAAAAATTGGTGTTGATTTTCTTTATGAAGTAGACTTTACGTCTGCTTTTGCAGGGTTGACTCCTCAAGAGTTTGTAGAACAGTACATTATTGGTTTACATGCTCAAACGGTTGTAGCCGGTTTTGATTATTCATTTGGAAAAAAAGAAGTGGCCTCCATGGAGCACTTACCGCTATATGCGAAAGATCGTTTTGAGATCGTAGTGGTGGAGAAACAACTCTCAAAAGAAGACAAAATCAGTTCTACGCGTATTCGCTTAGCCCTAGAGGTCGGAGATATGGATGCTGCAAATAATCTACTAGGTTATGTTTATGCTACTCCTGGAAGAGTCGTACATGGAGATGCAAGAGGAAGGTTATTAGGATTTCCAACAGCGAATATCGAAGTTGAGAACTTTGTTAAATTGCCGCGTATAGGCGTATATGCTGTTGAAATTTCAGTAGGTGGTCAAGTTTATAAAGGAATGGCCTCTATCGGTCATAATGTCACATTTGAACCGAATCGTCCGCTGACGGTTGAAGTGTACATTCTTGATTTTAATGAAGATATTTATGGTGAAAATGTAACTGTATTTTGGTACGACTATTTACGTAATGAGGAAAAATTTGATTCGATTGATGCTTTGATTGCTCAGTTGAAACAAGATGAATTAGACACCGCACATTTTTTTGAAAACTATAAAGGATTGACTCATAAGAACTTTTTAAGTGAACACTAA
- the argH gene encoding argininosuccinate lyase, whose product MKKLWGGRFEGENQKWIDEFGASIEVDQVLAEEDILGSLAHVKMLAKTAIILQEEADEIIKGLENLLVKARKKELVFSIENEDIHLNIETLLHKEIGPVAGKLHTARSRNDQVATDMHLYLKRQVGEISVSLEDLEKVILLKAEKYVETIVPGYTHLQHAQPISFAHHLLAYYNMFKRDLERYQDSLKRIDCSPLGAAALAGTTFPIDRLYTAEQLGFSSIYSNSMDAVSDRDFILEFLSTSSILMMHLSRFCEEMILWTSHEYQFASLTDTFSTGSSIMPQKKNPDMAELIRGKTGRVYGNLFSLLTTMKSLPLAYNKDLQEDKEGMFDTVKTVKDCLEIFAGMLEDMIVHEENMSEATTKDFSNATELADYLASKGIPFREAHEIVGKLVLKCLKNGHFLQDIPLTEFQQVAPNIEEDVYTLLESRVAVERRNSLGGTGFEQIRNEIEKAKLEFNLI is encoded by the coding sequence ATGAAAAAATTATGGGGCGGTCGTTTTGAAGGAGAAAACCAAAAATGGATTGATGAGTTTGGAGCTTCAATTGAAGTAGACCAAGTTTTAGCTGAAGAAGACATTTTAGGAAGTTTGGCACATGTTAAAATGTTGGCTAAAACAGCGATTATTCTTCAAGAAGAAGCAGATGAAATCATCAAAGGGTTAGAAAATCTTTTAGTAAAAGCCCGAAAGAAAGAGTTGGTATTCTCTATTGAAAATGAAGATATTCATTTGAATATTGAAACACTTCTCCATAAAGAAATCGGTCCTGTTGCTGGAAAGTTGCACACTGCAAGAAGCCGAAATGATCAAGTGGCTACAGACATGCACCTGTATTTAAAACGTCAAGTAGGTGAAATTTCCGTATCGCTTGAGGATCTGGAAAAAGTTATTTTACTGAAAGCAGAAAAATATGTTGAAACGATTGTTCCTGGATATACGCATTTGCAGCATGCACAGCCAATTTCTTTTGCTCATCATTTATTGGCGTATTACAATATGTTTAAACGTGATTTAGAACGGTATCAAGACAGTTTGAAACGAATCGATTGCTCTCCACTAGGGGCAGCTGCATTGGCAGGAACAACATTTCCAATCGATCGTTTGTATACCGCTGAACAGTTAGGTTTTAGCTCCATCTATTCTAATAGTATGGATGCCGTTAGCGATCGAGATTTCATCTTAGAGTTTCTATCCACCAGCAGTATACTGATGATGCATCTTTCACGTTTTTGCGAAGAAATGATTCTTTGGACCAGTCATGAATATCAATTCGCCAGTTTAACCGATACTTTTTCGACGGGTAGTTCCATTATGCCGCAAAAGAAAAATCCAGATATGGCAGAATTGATTCGTGGAAAAACAGGCAGAGTGTACGGCAATTTATTTTCGTTGTTAACGACAATGAAAAGTTTGCCACTTGCCTATAACAAGGATCTACAAGAAGACAAAGAAGGCATGTTTGATACGGTAAAAACTGTTAAAGATTGTTTGGAAATATTTGCTGGTATGTTGGAAGATATGATCGTGCATGAAGAAAATATGAGTGAAGCGACAACGAAAGATTTTTCAAATGCAACTGAATTAGCGGATTATCTGGCTTCAAAAGGTATCCCATTTAGAGAAGCGCATGAAATTGTTGGGAAACTTGTGTTGAAGTGCTTAAAAAATGGCCATTTTTTACAAGATATTCCTCTAACCGAATTTCAACAGGTCGCTCCTAATATCGAGGAAGACGTTTATACGTTATTGGAATCTCGTGTAGC